TACCTTTTCTAATCAGCACCCTAAAGATATCATTCATGCAGAAACTGATTTTATTGATGAAATCGGCCTTAAAGAACATTTATCGCCTACGCGAGCCAATGGTTTAATAAGTATGATTAAGCAATTAAAAATGTATGCTATTGCTTATCAGACCCAATTGAAATAATTTCTGTAAAAAAACGGAAAGCATAACAAACAGATTTCCGCCTGCGCGGAAATGAAAATAAAATTATACGATTATGAGTGAAAATATAGATACCGCCGAACTCGGCGAAAAAATTGTAAATGTTTTAAAAACTATTTACGATCCTGAAATTCCAGTAGATATTTACGAATTAGGATTAATCTACGACGTTTTTGTAAATGAAGACAATGATGTTAAGATCTTAATGACATTAACTACACCTAATTGTCCTGTTGCCGAAACCCTTCCTTTAGAGGTAGAAGAAAAAGTAAAATCTCTTGACGAGGTTAAAGGTGCCGAGGTTGAAATTACTTTCGATCCACCTTGGACTCAAGAACTGATGAGCGAAGAGGCGAAATTGGAGTTGGGCATGCTTTAAAGGTGGTTTTTGGTTCTTGGTTTATAGTTTTTAGTCAATAGTCAATAGTCAATAGTCAATAGTCAAAATTAACAAATAGCTAATACGACTTCTTACTTAACAGTATATTAAAAAACAAACATTTATATGGCTGATGAAATCATCAATCGCGTTGCCAATAGCAAACTGGTTACTGTAAACCTTGAAGATTATTACCCACAAGGGAAACGTGTGCTTTTCGATATTAAAGATTGGCTTTACGAAGGTTTTATACTTCGTGAAAAAGACTTTAGAAACCAGGTTGCCAGCTTCGATTGGAGTCAATTTCAAGACCAATATGTTGCCTTAACTTGTAGTTCTGATGCCATCATTCCAGGATGGGCCTATATGTTGCTTAGTATTCAACTGCAACCTGTTGCCAAAAAAATTATAGTTGGTAGTTTAGACAACCTTGAAACGTCCATATACCAAGACGTGATTAACCAATTGGATGTTTCTGAGTTTGAAGGAAAACCAATTATTATAAAAGGTTGCTCGAACAAACCAGTCCCTCAAAACGCTTACATCATGCTTGCTAATAAATTGCAGCCTGTTGCTAAATCCATAATGTATGGCGAAGCTTGTTCGTCGGTACCCTTATACAAAAACAAATAACCCTTAATAATTAACAAACATTTTAAATCAATCCATTTTATTAAAAAATTTAAGATTATGAAAAGAATGCTGCTAATTTGTGCCTTTTTTATGAGTTTTATATTCTTAAACGCACAAACTAAAGAAGAATTAGAAGCCTTAAAATCTCAAAAAGAAGATTCTATTAGTGCACTGCAATCGGAATTTAATGCCCTTAAAAAACAAATAGAAAAATACCCAGGTTGGCATTACGGTGCTTTTGGTACTATTGGTGCTAATTTTTCGGAGTTTAACAATTGGTACGCTCAAGGTTCACCTAACAATTCTGCTGGTAACATAAACATTACAGTAAACCCATTTGCCAAGCTAAATCATGAAAAATATTTTTGGTACAATACAGCAAATATCAATTTAAGTTGGGTGAAATTTGATGATAAAGACGACCCAAATGACGATGATAGCTACCGACAAGCTACCGATGTTTTTACCTTAACATCGCTTTATGGATATAAAATTAGCAAGACGTTGGCGGCTTCTACCTTAGGAGAATACAGAACCACTTTATTAAACAATTTTAACGATCCTGGTTACTTAGATTTAGGTATTGGTATTACGTGGACACCTATTAGCGATTTGGTAGTGGTTATACACCCTTTAAACTACAATATTGTATTTAGTAGTGAATCTACCGTTTTCGATTCTTCCTTAGGTACCAAAATAGTTGCTAACTATGCAAAATCTATTGGTAAACTAAAGTTGAAATCTAATTTATCGATGTTTCAATCGTATAAAAGTTCCGATTTATCAAACTGGACATG
This genomic interval from Tamlana carrageenivorans contains the following:
- a CDS encoding DUF3078 domain-containing protein, yielding MKRMLLICAFFMSFIFLNAQTKEELEALKSQKEDSISALQSEFNALKKQIEKYPGWHYGAFGTIGANFSEFNNWYAQGSPNNSAGNINITVNPFAKLNHEKYFWYNTANINLSWVKFDDKDDPNDDDSYRQATDVFTLTSLYGYKISKTLAASTLGEYRTTLLNNFNDPGYLDLGIGITWTPISDLVVVIHPLNYNIVFSSESTVFDSSLGTKIVANYAKSIGKLKLKSNLSMFQSYKSSDLSNWTWTNTFAYEVWKGIGLGFEFGLRDNKQEALNFALDNYDPSAIPAQTEPTFDNVDNDLQTYWTFGLSYAF
- a CDS encoding SUF system Fe-S cluster assembly protein, with the protein product MSENIDTAELGEKIVNVLKTIYDPEIPVDIYELGLIYDVFVNEDNDVKILMTLTTPNCPVAETLPLEVEEKVKSLDEVKGAEVEITFDPPWTQELMSEEAKLELGML
- a CDS encoding DUF2480 family protein, with protein sequence MADEIINRVANSKLVTVNLEDYYPQGKRVLFDIKDWLYEGFILREKDFRNQVASFDWSQFQDQYVALTCSSDAIIPGWAYMLLSIQLQPVAKKIIVGSLDNLETSIYQDVINQLDVSEFEGKPIIIKGCSNKPVPQNAYIMLANKLQPVAKSIMYGEACSSVPLYKNK